Proteins found in one Terribacillus sp. DMT04 genomic segment:
- a CDS encoding FtsK/SpoIIIE domain-containing protein, whose amino-acid sequence MITLIGCALIGSSVAGGAYPIFERYCLKERYRKRKLRENLEMAFTNGELYKSRGEKREYPYVLKAEEQGDKMTLVFSVPKGMNPDDIEKRYYVLKQHFGKNIKLELDVMRGILQVFKEGLPNKLTYKKEEASAAIQNIRVPVVCGQSLDGELKVYDMVENPHLLISGETGSGKSSELRSILTTLIMNKRPEELQLILGDLKRSEFHLFKRLDHVQGVYHSPAELIPVLYKVKREMQKRGDMLDAEEVNSIGELKRKLPYIVVCIDEVALLKGETAVTDILEEISSIGRSLGVFLILSMQRPDAKLLDGKLKVNLTVRMGFQTADATNSRIIGTPGAEDISVPGRMILKVNSAAEEIQCPWLDNQKAKQLLAPYKRSKEEVQQQEEEQHDEYAGVFNNE is encoded by the coding sequence GTGATCACACTAATAGGTTGTGCTTTGATTGGCAGTTCTGTTGCAGGAGGGGCTTATCCTATATTTGAACGCTATTGTTTGAAGGAAAGGTATCGGAAAAGGAAGCTGCGCGAGAATCTTGAAATGGCATTTACGAATGGAGAATTGTACAAGAGCAGAGGGGAGAAAAGAGAATACCCATACGTTTTAAAAGCAGAAGAGCAGGGAGACAAGATGACGCTTGTTTTCAGCGTTCCGAAGGGTATGAATCCAGATGACATTGAAAAGCGTTACTACGTCCTTAAACAGCATTTTGGCAAAAACATTAAATTAGAATTGGACGTTATGCGTGGCATACTCCAGGTGTTTAAAGAGGGACTGCCAAACAAGCTAACATACAAGAAGGAGGAAGCATCCGCAGCTATTCAAAACATTCGTGTTCCTGTTGTATGCGGCCAGTCCCTTGATGGTGAACTGAAGGTATATGACATGGTGGAGAATCCGCACTTGCTGATTAGTGGCGAAACGGGCTCTGGTAAGTCCAGTGAATTGCGAAGCATACTCACGACTTTGATTATGAACAAGCGGCCAGAAGAACTGCAGCTAATACTTGGTGACTTGAAGCGATCTGAATTCCATTTATTTAAGCGGCTGGACCATGTGCAGGGTGTTTACCACTCACCGGCAGAGTTAATTCCAGTGTTATATAAAGTGAAGAGAGAGATGCAAAAGCGCGGAGATATGCTTGATGCTGAAGAAGTAAACAGTATAGGCGAGTTGAAGAGGAAGCTGCCATACATTGTGGTCTGCATAGATGAGGTAGCCTTACTCAAAGGCGAAACTGCAGTTACGGATATTCTTGAGGAGATATCATCGATTGGCCGGTCATTAGGCGTGTTCCTTATCTTATCGATGCAACGTCCGGATGCGAAGCTCCTGGACGGAAAGCTAAAAGTAAACCTAACTGTGCGTATGGGATTCCAGACTGCGGATGCAACTAACTCAAGGATTATCGGGACACCGGGTGCAGAAGATATCAGTGTACCAGGGCGCATGATACTGAAAGTAAATTCAGCTGCAGAAGAGATACAGTGCCCGTGGCTGGATAACCAAAAGGCTAAGCAGCTGCTTGCTCCATATAAGCGAAGCAAGGAAGAAGTGCAGCAGCAGGAAGAGGAACAACATGACGAGTATGCGGGAGTGTTTAATAATGAATAA
- a CDS encoding phage tail protein, with translation MTELYIFGQDDQLLTVITESTGLVSAPFREELNKVSDTPFSFTVEADTEESQHVKEENQVVFKDKDGDLRLCVIKELDDSDGADGPETTAICEPAFMELKEHIIVDRRFTDKEAQVALDAALEGSRWAGEVEVSLGTYSTNFYYMTSIDAIWNILETWGGDFKDVVEFVEDTNQIKRRVIKLQQRRGVDRGQRFEIDHNITEIQRTVLSYPVTAMYGRGASLETEGGGYTRYLDFAEVEWKKENGDPVDKPKGKKWVGDPEALQEYGRVHEGKLLHREGIFSNQDYETAEELLQATWQALQEAKEPEVNYSLSVELLEHLAGYEHEYVQLGDTSRAIDRNFSRPIEIQARIIAMEYDLVDIEGTATVEMGQFLSVNSDNRLQRVIETIDGNRGKWEHISNDHFPDVVPAVPSNIKAEGLFKSILLQWDYTGEIYIKHYEVYGSQVQGFVPQPQHLLYRGNVSSFSHAVETEQKWYYRVRAANHQERASDYSQEVSASTLRVISDDILFGEDIAAQLRELSMTAQLLADGSINFEQISETAREQIKQDSTKYTDEQITTARNALIQNIAAKADLEFVNGKFKFSDEKLQELDGEIVELTNKTIAYNQDFVEVKQSVDDVKGSIETTIQQVNGIDDTVKDQQLQIKQNAKGISSKVSTDTYQQDAATINRRFENVNSEFSQQAGLIQQRVTETKYNEGISGLRQAIEGIEIGGTNLIRNSRYFKNVEGWVGSTQMPVSVTANGNLLVEIITPVTAHHFWTKITEDIEKGVPYTLTMKARSSDIGSPSFVLADSNGGVFFDSMNVPDFSQPDVFEILTSQFTPVNDGDLTLATSSTGRPDGWYLEIEWIKLERANKPSAWSAAPEDYLDRFVRNESDIKQQAGLISQKVSQTVYKTDQDKVVEQLADHTSLIEQTAKKIESKVESSTFNNLQQTVSEQAATIEQQAGLIRQKVDSSMFNNLKGTVESHTSQIKQQATQISQRITSTELKSAIDSVTKKYITSGTGSSNYGKWTKIFDLDIYNRYSWVSLDFSFIGGADGGSKTRYGTGFARLKQQNSMGSPPLCQLEIRESTGISENDFVYVVTQNDSSKTVMTVYMKISNSYESYYISPVSIAGQTTPNFYENTGFVSPVPGDYVWAKRNLVAGDTENINGVPSGEVTQRLSTAESEIKQQADNIELRVRKDGIVAALNVSSEGIRIDGRLHHITGTTLIDRSVIKAAHIANAAVGNAAIANAAITKAKIGTAAIGTAQIENGAITNAKIANLAVDDAKIASLSVNKLRAGTLDANKIKIRGGSSVDYMDIQGSNLESRGRYSMRWKNRSSTIDASLYLANGNFRVANWTDERSIFLTPYGLSTFADGYGDGTSSGMLEFFSEEYESNTHGITLGSQYGITGVKSANNSVIIDSHASARIESRISPVYIRAGHGLQPYDMTFAFTPSSDSADSYLMYGNTGAPNVGLRFYRGDGDPRIAVVDRNYARGGNTWFDVGNISANSIDKRDGSASVYWNGTGGGTLLTTNPQTPLMADGVRGTAEYFYIGSDGGTKITNGAGYNYGRGLVHKPIWASAFNQVSLIEYKTNIERLSVDALDLINSTTLTKYNLKADLEEGHIVDKVGLIIGGDYSTPKEVINPDGDAIDQYAMNTLSWKAIQELSSEYESAAKEINFLRLRVSTLEQQIQDLKNNAA, from the coding sequence TTGACAGAACTATATATTTTCGGCCAAGATGACCAGCTGCTTACAGTTATCACAGAATCCACAGGGCTTGTCAGCGCACCTTTCCGAGAGGAATTAAACAAGGTGTCTGATACGCCTTTTTCTTTTACCGTCGAGGCTGATACGGAAGAATCCCAGCATGTAAAAGAAGAGAATCAAGTCGTATTCAAAGACAAGGATGGCGACTTGCGGCTGTGCGTTATCAAGGAACTAGATGACAGTGACGGCGCGGATGGTCCAGAAACAACAGCTATTTGCGAGCCGGCGTTCATGGAACTCAAAGAACACATCATTGTAGACAGACGCTTCACCGACAAAGAGGCGCAGGTCGCATTAGATGCTGCACTGGAAGGTTCGCGCTGGGCAGGAGAAGTGGAAGTATCGCTGGGTACCTATTCCACGAACTTCTACTACATGACCAGTATTGACGCTATCTGGAACATCCTCGAAACATGGGGAGGCGACTTTAAAGATGTAGTCGAATTTGTGGAGGATACCAACCAGATTAAGCGGCGAGTTATCAAGCTGCAGCAGCGACGGGGCGTTGATCGCGGCCAGCGCTTTGAAATTGACCATAACATCACAGAAATTCAGCGAACAGTCTTGTCTTACCCGGTTACTGCAATGTACGGCCGCGGCGCTTCCCTCGAGACAGAAGGCGGCGGATATACGCGCTATCTCGATTTTGCAGAAGTGGAATGGAAGAAAGAGAATGGTGATCCGGTAGATAAGCCGAAAGGAAAGAAATGGGTTGGGGACCCGGAGGCTTTGCAAGAGTATGGCCGTGTCCATGAAGGTAAGCTACTACACCGTGAAGGCATCTTTAGCAATCAAGATTACGAGACGGCGGAGGAACTGCTGCAAGCAACGTGGCAGGCACTGCAGGAAGCAAAGGAACCAGAGGTTAATTACAGCCTGTCTGTGGAACTGCTGGAGCATCTGGCGGGCTATGAACATGAGTACGTGCAGCTGGGCGACACTTCTCGAGCGATTGACCGTAACTTTTCACGACCGATTGAAATACAGGCACGCATCATCGCAATGGAATATGATCTAGTTGATATTGAAGGAACTGCTACCGTAGAAATGGGGCAGTTCCTTTCTGTTAATTCGGACAATCGGCTTCAACGCGTAATCGAGACCATCGATGGCAACCGTGGTAAATGGGAGCATATATCAAATGACCATTTTCCGGATGTTGTGCCGGCAGTACCTTCAAATATAAAAGCGGAGGGGCTGTTTAAGTCCATCCTACTGCAATGGGACTATACTGGTGAGATTTATATAAAGCATTACGAAGTGTACGGGTCTCAAGTTCAAGGATTCGTGCCACAACCGCAACATTTGCTGTATAGAGGTAATGTCTCATCTTTCTCGCACGCTGTAGAGACAGAACAGAAATGGTATTACCGAGTAAGAGCAGCTAATCACCAAGAGCGAGCAAGCGACTACAGCCAGGAAGTATCAGCAAGCACCTTGCGTGTTATCAGCGACGATATTCTGTTTGGTGAAGACATTGCAGCCCAACTCCGGGAACTGAGTATGACCGCCCAACTGCTTGCTGATGGCAGTATCAATTTTGAGCAGATATCGGAAACGGCTAGGGAGCAGATTAAGCAGGATTCTACCAAGTATACGGATGAGCAAATTACTACTGCAAGAAATGCTCTTATCCAGAACATCGCTGCTAAAGCCGATTTGGAATTTGTGAATGGTAAGTTCAAATTTTCGGATGAAAAGCTGCAGGAGTTAGATGGCGAGATTGTGGAGCTTACAAACAAGACAATCGCTTATAATCAAGACTTTGTGGAAGTAAAACAGAGCGTTGATGATGTGAAAGGCTCCATTGAAACAACAATTCAGCAGGTTAATGGCATTGATGATACCGTAAAAGACCAGCAGCTGCAGATTAAGCAGAATGCAAAAGGCATCAGTAGCAAGGTCAGCACGGACACCTACCAACAAGATGCAGCTACTATAAATCGGAGATTCGAGAATGTAAACAGTGAGTTCTCCCAGCAAGCGGGATTAATTCAGCAGCGGGTTACGGAAACGAAGTACAACGAAGGTATTAGCGGGCTGCGGCAGGCTATTGAGGGCATTGAGATTGGCGGTACAAATTTAATCCGGAATTCCCGTTATTTTAAGAATGTCGAGGGCTGGGTAGGGTCAACTCAGATGCCTGTATCTGTTACTGCTAACGGTAATCTTCTAGTTGAGATTATCACTCCCGTTACAGCGCATCATTTTTGGACGAAAATAACTGAGGATATAGAAAAAGGTGTTCCTTACACTTTAACTATGAAAGCAAGGTCAAGTGACATAGGCTCTCCATCATTTGTATTAGCAGATTCAAATGGCGGGGTATTTTTTGATTCTATGAATGTTCCTGATTTTTCGCAACCAGATGTGTTCGAGATACTAACTTCTCAATTTACCCCTGTAAATGATGGTGATTTAACGCTTGCAACGAGTTCAACTGGAAGACCGGATGGATGGTATCTAGAAATTGAATGGATTAAGTTAGAACGTGCAAACAAACCTTCTGCTTGGTCGGCAGCTCCAGAGGACTACCTGGATAGGTTTGTGAGGAATGAGTCCGACATCAAGCAACAAGCTGGGCTAATCAGCCAAAAGGTAAGCCAAACAGTGTACAAAACCGACCAAGATAAAGTCGTCGAACAGTTGGCAGATCACACATCCTTGATTGAGCAGACAGCGAAGAAGATTGAATCGAAGGTTGAGTCCAGTACCTTCAATAATTTGCAGCAAACTGTAAGCGAACAGGCAGCCACAATTGAACAGCAGGCTGGGCTAATTAGACAGAAGGTTGATTCGTCTATGTTCAATAACTTAAAAGGAACAGTGGAAAGTCACACAAGCCAGATCAAGCAGCAGGCAACTCAAATATCGCAGCGGATTACTAGTACAGAGTTGAAGAGTGCTATTGATAGTGTTACAAAGAAGTACATCACATCAGGAACTGGCTCGAGTAATTATGGGAAATGGACAAAGATATTTGATCTTGACATATATAATCGATACTCGTGGGTTTCGCTAGATTTTTCATTTATAGGTGGTGCAGATGGTGGATCTAAGACAAGATATGGAACAGGTTTTGCGAGGTTAAAACAGCAAAATAGCATGGGGAGCCCGCCTTTATGTCAATTAGAAATTAGAGAATCAACTGGCATTAGCGAAAATGATTTCGTCTATGTAGTTACGCAAAATGATTCAAGCAAAACTGTTATGACTGTTTATATGAAAATATCAAATTCATACGAGAGTTATTACATTAGCCCTGTTTCAATTGCTGGTCAGACTACGCCTAACTTTTATGAAAATACCGGTTTTGTGAGCCCGGTTCCAGGTGATTATGTTTGGGCTAAGCGTAATTTGGTTGCTGGAGATACTGAAAATATAAATGGTGTTCCTTCCGGTGAAGTTACACAAAGGCTTTCTACAGCCGAATCTGAGATTAAACAGCAAGCCGACAACATCGAGCTGCGTGTCCGCAAAGATGGTATCGTAGCTGCTTTAAATGTTTCGTCTGAAGGTATCCGTATCGACGGCAGACTGCACCATATCACCGGCACTACCCTGATTGACAGAAGTGTTATAAAAGCAGCGCATATTGCCAATGCTGCCGTAGGCAATGCAGCAATAGCCAATGCTGCTATAACAAAAGCGAAAATAGGAACTGCGGCAATAGGAACTGCGCAAATTGAGAACGGCGCTATTACCAATGCTAAGATTGCAAACTTAGCTGTCGATGATGCGAAGATAGCGAGTCTATCAGTTAACAAATTACGAGCTGGTACGCTTGATGCGAATAAGATTAAAATTCGGGGAGGCAGCTCGGTTGACTATATGGATATACAAGGCTCTAATTTAGAGTCTCGTGGTCGTTACAGTATGAGATGGAAGAATAGGTCAAGCACAATTGATGCCAGTCTGTACCTAGCTAATGGCAATTTTCGAGTTGCGAACTGGACAGATGAACGATCAATTTTCCTAACGCCTTACGGATTGTCAACTTTCGCAGATGGTTATGGTGATGGTACTAGTTCAGGGATGTTGGAATTCTTCTCTGAAGAATATGAGAGTAATACACATGGTATAACGTTAGGTAGTCAATACGGTATTACGGGTGTTAAATCAGCGAATAACAGCGTCATTATTGATTCTCATGCATCAGCGAGAATTGAGAGTCGTATATCCCCTGTATACATCAGAGCAGGACATGGTTTACAGCCTTATGACATGACTTTTGCATTCACTCCATCAAGTGATAGCGCCGATAGTTATTTAATGTATGGAAATACAGGAGCGCCAAATGTCGGTTTACGATTCTATAGAGGAGACGGAGATCCACGAATAGCTGTCGTTGACAGAAACTATGCGCGTGGTGGAAATACATGGTTTGATGTAGGTAACATCTCAGCAAACAGTATTGATAAGCGTGACGGCAGTGCTAGTGTCTATTGGAACGGCACAGGTGGCGGAACTCTGCTTACCACTAACCCGCAAACCCCTCTAATGGCTGATGGTGTGCGAGGAACTGCTGAATACTTCTATATCGGATCAGATGGCGGTACTAAAATTACAAATGGCGCGGGTTACAATTACGGCAGAGGGTTAGTCCATAAGCCTATATGGGCCAGTGCATTTAATCAGGTATCTTTAATTGAATATAAGACTAATATCGAAAGGCTATCTGTTGATGCGCTAGACCTAATAAACAGCACCACATTGACAAAGTACAATCTGAAAGCTGATTTAGAAGAAGGACATATTGTAGACAAAGTTGGTCTTATCATTGGTGGAGATTATAGTACCCCTAAGGAAGTTATTAATCCTGATGGAGATGCAATTGACCAATATGCCATGAACACACTAAGCTGGAAAGCTATTCAGGAACTGTCTTCGGAATATGAGAGTGCCGCAAAAGAAATAAACTTCTTACGATTAAGAGTGAGCACTTTAGAACAGCAAATTCAAGACTTAAAAAACAATGCAGCATAA
- a CDS encoding M15 family metallopeptidase, whose translation MSRVSLDTLLSRSERNIGSGMNAIVKKSALEVIRRAYKEGINVQISHGMRTYAEQNALYAQGRTKPGNIVTNARGGQSNHNFGLAVDYFLTTWDGSKATWSVNSDWRRVAAIGKSLGFEWGGDWRSFKDYPHLEMTGGLSTAQLRAGRRPSLKDRTGTKTAAPSKVVSEPASGGTDWVKDAQKWANSRDYPSKARFKELDEDGLPGPLSFDAFLRIYQYFGKTGIDGEWGPKSRAAAVIQDKDNHTPGWTRLLQATLCLYGYKLKVDGIFGRNTDKALRAFQRSRGITDDGITGPNTFTEMFKAA comes from the coding sequence ATGAGTAGAGTATCATTAGACACGTTGCTAAGCCGTTCTGAAAGAAACATAGGTTCTGGCATGAATGCCATCGTAAAGAAGAGCGCGTTGGAGGTTATTCGACGTGCATACAAGGAAGGAATTAACGTACAAATTTCACACGGAATGAGGACTTATGCAGAGCAAAACGCACTGTATGCGCAAGGACGAACGAAGCCAGGCAACATCGTTACAAATGCCCGCGGTGGTCAATCAAATCATAATTTCGGTTTGGCTGTCGATTACTTCCTCACCACATGGGACGGCAGTAAAGCTACATGGTCAGTAAACAGCGATTGGAGACGAGTTGCTGCTATTGGTAAGTCACTTGGATTCGAGTGGGGCGGGGATTGGAGAAGCTTTAAAGACTATCCACATCTTGAGATGACGGGCGGATTGTCTACAGCGCAATTGCGTGCTGGCAGACGTCCGAGTCTTAAAGATCGGACTGGAACCAAGACTGCAGCACCGAGTAAAGTAGTTAGCGAGCCTGCATCTGGAGGTACCGACTGGGTTAAAGATGCGCAGAAGTGGGCAAACAGCCGTGACTATCCAAGTAAGGCGCGCTTCAAAGAATTGGACGAGGACGGCCTACCTGGACCATTATCTTTTGATGCTTTCCTTCGTATCTATCAATACTTTGGCAAGACTGGCATCGATGGAGAATGGGGTCCGAAGAGTCGTGCTGCAGCTGTTATCCAGGACAAGGACAATCATACTCCTGGTTGGACGCGATTGCTGCAGGCTACGCTTTGCTTGTATGGTTATAAGTTAAAGGTGGACGGTATTTTTGGAAGGAATACCGATAAAGCACTGCGTGCATTCCAGCGATCCAGAGGCATTACAGATGATGGAATTACTGGACCTAACACATTTACAGAAATGTTCAAAGCAGCATAA
- a CDS encoding DUF1617 family protein codes for MQVKIENAKLGQAIDLLFNMPLKGKKSRHRSKLVKLLQERLKEVGDQELDLIKEFAGEDEEGNPKRKEDGSFAIDNPKEFRQQQDELFEEEYVIDGGDAQGMLKTVKEVLLNYDEELSGQKAVIYDYLCDAFEEEETNKGSE; via the coding sequence ATGCAAGTAAAAATTGAAAATGCAAAGCTGGGGCAGGCAATCGACCTGCTCTTTAATATGCCATTAAAAGGGAAGAAGTCGCGTCATCGGAGCAAGCTGGTTAAACTGCTGCAGGAGCGACTGAAAGAAGTGGGCGACCAGGAACTGGATCTTATTAAAGAATTTGCTGGAGAGGATGAGGAAGGCAACCCAAAACGTAAGGAAGATGGTAGCTTTGCTATTGATAATCCGAAAGAGTTCAGACAGCAGCAGGACGAGCTTTTCGAAGAAGAATACGTCATTGATGGGGGTGATGCCCAGGGGATGCTGAAAACTGTAAAGGAAGTACTGTTAAATTATGATGAAGAACTAAGTGGCCAAAAAGCTGTTATCTACGACTACTTGTGTGATGCATTTGAGGAAGAAGAAACTAACAAAGGGAGCGAGTAA
- a CDS encoding helix-turn-helix transcriptional regulator, with the protein MYKTIQDGHQSPLFPLALLVVPNKWIVRSDLTNDEVAAKLSVSRESVSKWCNNKAVPSLENAYKLSVLFKCKVEDLYFYNAENFFK; encoded by the coding sequence ATGTATAAAACTATCCAAGATGGGCACCAGTCTCCACTCTTCCCTCTCGCTCTGCTCGTCGTTCCGAACAAATGGATTGTGAGGTCTGATCTAACCAATGACGAAGTGGCAGCAAAGCTTTCTGTGTCCAGAGAGTCTGTTTCTAAGTGGTGTAATAACAAGGCAGTGCCATCTCTGGAGAATGCATATAAGCTTTCTGTCTTATTTAAATGTAAAGTGGAAGACTTATATTTCTACAATGCTGAGAATTTTTTTAAGTGA
- a CDS encoding phage holin, whose translation MKINWKVRFKNPQFYIQLALAILVPILAYAGLTAQDLTTWPTLFNVFADAVRNPYVLFTVAVSLYNSVVDNTTKGFSDSKQALSYRKPKGDK comes from the coding sequence ATGAAAATCAACTGGAAAGTTCGCTTCAAAAATCCACAGTTTTACATTCAACTGGCACTAGCAATCCTCGTTCCAATCTTAGCTTATGCCGGGCTTACAGCACAGGACCTTACAACATGGCCAACACTTTTCAACGTGTTCGCTGATGCTGTCAGAAACCCGTACGTGCTGTTTACTGTTGCAGTCAGTTTGTATAACTCAGTGGTGGACAATACCACAAAAGGTTTCAGCGATAGCAAGCAAGCTTTATCTTACAGAAAACCAAAGGGGGATAAATAA